tatctttttttctgttaggaacaagcacttttttccttttcagctccTGAGTAGTCCTGTGAGAGGCCCTTCACAAAAGGGATATGGATTTTCTTGCCCCGAAAAGCTCTGTTAGAAtaagaatgataaaaatatatatttttaaaatcctacAAAAAACCACAACGTTCCTAACTCCCTGGCATTGTGATGTGGCTACAGGGAAAAATTACCTTGAAAGAACTGTGGCTTATGTTGTCACTTTGCAGTTCTTTTTGTGTCCTCATACAAAAATCTGTTCCTCCTTTGTGCATGCTGTCCTTGCCAAAGCTTTACCATTGTTCTGCAGGAGGATACCATGGAGGTGGAAGAGTTCTTGAAAGAAGCTGCAGTAATGAAGGAGATCAAGCATCCGAACTTGGTGCAATTATTAGGTAAGTGATAAATACCAAGCAGAGGGATTTGAACTAAACCCTTGTGCAGTGATATGGATGTTAAGGAGCAGATAAGCTGCTTACCATACCAAGGCTTTAAATACAGACACTTATTGTCTGGCAAAATTCACAATTTGTACCACTGATACATGATTTTTAATGATCTCGTCTCCCTAATGTTTAAGTTGCCAGAGCTTGAAGCAGGAAATTAAAACCCTCTATTAACCAATTCCAGGCAGAAGTCATTCTTGCTGTGAGCCCCATATTTCTACCTTCTAGAGGTATAAATTGCACTAGAGGACAAAACCTAAAGATTCACTGATAACTCTCGAACATTTATTGTAAACTTTACGTTGGTCCCTAGGGGTGTGCACACGGGAGCCTCCTTTCTACATCATTACGGAGTTCATGACGTACGGGAATCTGTTGGATTATCTGCGTGAGTGTAACCGGCAGGAGGTGAATGCTGTGGTGCTGCTGTACATGGCAACTCAGATCTCCTCAGCCATGGAGtacctggagaagaaaaatttCATTCACAGGTAGGAAGGACAGTGAGCACCACTGAATCTTGAGCACAAAACACcccttgattttattttccttcccttcagaTTATTACAGCATTGACTTAAACGCAGTTGGTGTCCTATATTTAACACGCTAGTGCATTGTATTCTGATACAGTACATTAACCTGTCTATAGGATGGTCTCCTAATTGTTTTTCTCTCAGTGTTTTTCTCTTACCTTTGAAGTAGATGCAGGTGAAAGGCATATCAGTACTTCTATATTTTGGACAAGGGCCATAAATGTAAATGCTGCCCAAAGTAACGGGCTCTTAATGGACCAGATAAGCTACAGCTCTTGCTTGATTCTAACAGCCATTAACAACCGCTGCGGTTGATGTTGCTGGATGCGTGCAGGTGCTCACAGCAAAGCCACCCTCTTAGTGCCTCTTATCCCATGTTCGTTCTCgttgtttcacttttttctcccttctctgcagggaTTGTTTCCCACTATTGTCCAGATTGCGTATTCACTTTAATAAGCATCTCTGCAGTTTTAAAAGTCTCACAGACTCTGACCTTTAAGCGTGCTGCAATTATGGCTGGAGCTTTGCATTCTTCATCTGTAGAAATGGCCTCCTAGCAATATAATGACATATCCTGCGTGAAGGTTTGAGAGTTGCTGAGCTTTATGCAAGATGCTCTCTGTGCCACAGCATGACCTTTCCTGCCCAATTAACTGGAATATGAAATTAGCACATGTTTTTTCATAGAGACAAATATGAAGATCCTGTGTAAAGTTCTAGGTGCTCCTCTAAGTCATACATTGCCTTTGCTGCCTGAAAGGCCTGTTTAAATGCTTCTGTCAGTCAGTAAAGTGAACGGTGATGCTGCAAATTAAAATTTCCAGCCTTTGATTTGTTCTGTTGAAAGTATTTCATCCCTTCAGCCTGTAGGAAGTGAactttaaaaactgctttgtGTGAATTCCATTTGTCTGCTCTCCTgttcatttcatttcctcttatTTCTGATGACCCATTTATCTAAAATAAATAGTAGCATTTTTCCTTATCAGCCACCCCCATACCCACCTACCCAATTATTTTAAGAGTGTTGTCACAATTCACATCCATGGATTCAAATGCTGGGATGTGACCTAATTTAATGAattgggaaggaggaggaatttGGTTATGAAGAGGAGCTTTTATTTAGACACACATTGTAGTAATCAGCATTGATAAGAAAGTATATTCAAAAACACTGTGAAAATTTAATGGGCATCTAGTaagacatactttttttttaaatttattctgatTAAGCAGAACAACCAAAAGAAACAGCAGTGTCTGCCTCATATCTAAAGATCTCACTCGAGCTTTCTGGTAGAATCAATTTTTAGTTCAACGTGACATAATCTGGATAAGTGTTTTTAACAAAACCTAATATTAGGAGAAATGTACTTTGTGCTTTACATTTTTATACTCAAGAAGCATTTCCAAGGGTGCTAACAGCATGTATGAGCCAGGGAAGTGGCAAATGCAACGTGCACATCTCTCACCTGCCAGGGTGGAGGCAGGTGAAAAAATGGGGAGGAAAAGCTTAATTTGCTTATTCTCCAgtcctttaaaaatgtaagtaCTGATAGCAGAGGCTACAACAGGTTTGAAAAGGCCATGAAAAAGTTGTGTTGTAAAATGCAGTATGCTTGGGAGAGAAGAGCATAGCTGGGAGCTAAACCTGGTGCTTGAGCAAGGACTGGAAAAGGAGTTCTGGAGAGCAACTCGTGTTGGCTGGGGTGACCAAAGTGCTAGAGAGGTGGGCAAGAAGTGAAGCACTGAGACTTCGTTTATTCAGTGCTCATCCTCAGCTATTGATAACTTGAGCACtgacatttctttaaattatttttatcctgaGGGTGGCAGCTTTTATTGAAAGTGAGGGGGCTTCTTGAAGCTTTcacttcaaatttaaaaaaaaaaaaaaaaaaaaagtttggatgACAGTCTTACAAAGCCAGAATGGAAAATAACTTTCCTTTTTACATGTATGTGTATGACTACATAATTTCTGTGTAATACTCTGATCAAAGACAAATCACATGCAGGCCCAGGTTTCTTCGGGAACAGCAGGTTTCCGTGCTATTGCTAAAAGGGAGATGGTAAATTGCCATTTTTTATTCTTGTTCTTAGGGACCTTGCTGCCAGAAACTGCCTTGTAGGGGAGAACCACTTGGTGAAGGTGGCAGACTTCGGCCTGAGCAGGCTAATGACAGGCGACACATACACTGCCCACGCCGGAGCAAAATTCCCCATCAAGTGGACTGCACCAGAAAGCCTGGCCTACAACAAGTTCTCCATTAAATCTGACGTCTGGGGTAAGAATTTGCATGTACAAATTAATACAGATTATAGCCTTCTTTTCCAGGACTGTGAAATGAGGACATTGTGAAACATTTAATGAGGGAGCGGGTTCCCTGGTTTGAGCCATGTGGTTCTGTGAGCTTGTCAGAGTGCAGGGACTAATCTCTGCTAAGTCAGACTTTGAGTGGAGCACTGAGGGTGCCGACCTGACTTTATATGTTTGAATCATTGGCAAGTATGAAAATAAAGGATACTGTAGTGTTTGTAGAAATGTATGAAATGGGGCTGGAGGGCACCGATGCTACTGCCTTGATAGAGTTCTGTCACAGGACTCTGAAGCAATATATTGTTATATAGCCAGGACCTTTCTAACTACTTCAGTGAGGGAAGTGAGAATCTGGttcattttatgttaaaaaaaattatgtgtgtATCTGTCTAGTGATAGCTCCAAGCTCgtctttctgcattttaaaagaataatctTTGGAATGAAATGAggagaaacagagggaaaattTGATGACAAAGGGTTGAAGAGCCCTGAGGTGCTGGTGATAAGAGTAGGCTTAGCTAAATGGAGCCACATTCTATTAAATCTGACCACAGAAAATCTCATTGTACTTTTTATCAGCCTTTCTTTGGGTTTTATATCTCTGACATAGCTGTTGGTGAAATTCTCAAAAGTACCCAGTGACATGACATAGAAGTTTGTGGGATGTGGTCCCAAAGGCACTTGGAAAATGTTATCCTGAGCATCTTCTATATATTAAACAACAGATAGCAGTGAAGCAGCGATAAAGTTTTCTGGAGTTTTGACGAAACTCTGCAAGGAAAGGCTTTATTTTGAAGAAACCTTTAGGTAGATGGCTGATGCAAAATGTTTTATAGACAGGGCAGGAAAACCTGAAACAGCTCCCCAAGGAGTTGATCAAGGTGTTTCTTCTGCTTTGGACTTGCACGTGGTGTTGGCTGCTGCCCTGTATCTGCCACAGTCTCAAGGATGCTGCTGTATTGCTGTGGTGGCTGGAGGATCTCTGCTTCATTTAAATAGTAGAGTACTCAGGAAGAAAAGATCCAAAAGGAGTATTGGGTATCTTTAATTAGGGTTAGCGTAACCTTGCGTAGTGAGAGTTGGGGCGGTGGACTTGGGGATCTGATTAGAGCAAGCCGGACATCCCTGGAGGCTACGGCTGCTGCTGGGCCTGCCAGAGCTTAGACGCTTTCACCTCACTGCCTCAAGACAGCAATCAAAGAAAATTGTGCACAGAAATGTTTAATGTAAATTGCCCTTGGTGGCGTTACCATGTAATGCGATGTGATTTCCTTACTTATGCAGAATTGTAATCGCTTTCTCTTCAGGTTAAGAACAGAATAGGGTGACTGAACTAATTACATGCAGGTTGTTGAACTGGCGTTGGGTCTATTCTGCGTGCCCGACTCCTGGGTTAGCTGCCTGACCCTGGTGCTGACCTGCATCCCCACCGACTTCTGGGACTTGAATGCCTCGCCTGTTCCAAGACCCTTTTCGTGCTCTCCCTTTTCCTGTTCAGCTCTCCCTGTGACCAGAATGTCTCGCCCTCACCCTGTCTTGTTGGTAGCAACTGCTGAAACTTTCCTCTCGCTGCTGCCTCACAGGTTTCCCCTCTAGACCACGCTGCAGCTAAACAAGGGCACCCCAAAAACATTGAGCTATTAAAATGTGTGAGTCCTCTAGGGAGAGGCTGCAGATGAGAGGAGCTGTCAAATTGAGGGAGAGACTGCAGTGCAGCAGTGAAATGGTTTCAGCTAATCCACTGTGAAGTCTCTTAATTGTGCCTTTAATAGGACTTGAAGGATCTCAAGGCGTTCAGGTTTGAGACAACTGATACATTGAAAATTAGTCTAATTCTACCCTGTCATATCGCAGGAGACTTGTCTGTGCTGACGAAGAGGCTTGTTACGCTTCTTTAACATTTAAGCTGCTGCTGAGCATCGGATCTGAGCCACCCAGAGCTGGTTTAAGCGTGCAGCAGTGTTTAGTGACTACTCCCACTAAACATCCTCTCAAATTTGAGATGAAGACAAAGTTTAttgattttcttctctctcttttttttttttttttctccctttctccactgCAGCCTTTGGCGTTCTGCTGTGGGAAATTGCAACCTATGGTATGTCCCCTTACCCTGGGATTGACCTGTCTCAGGTCTATGAGCTGTTGGAGAAAGACTACCGTATGGAGCGCCCTGAAGGCTGTCCTGAGAAAGTTTATGAGCTCATGAGAGCGTGTAAGTGTTCCTCaaccctgcaaatgctgctttttagcTCTGCAGAGGTGCAGTAAAAGTGCCAGGATCTGGCCACATACAGCAAGGCAGGAGAAAACTCCCTGCCAATTCCAGTGAAGGTGCAATGGTGTGTAGAAGTGTTTGGTTAAAACTGCTTTCCCCAGAGGATGAACATGCTATGAAACCAGCCGTTCTTCTCTATTGGGAGCACACGGGCCTGGGGGAGAGATTTGTTGTTCATCTCAatgttttctttgtctccttttcccTGACAACTTAAAGAAAAGCTTGTGCTCTAAGGATGAAGCAGAAGCTTCATTAGGCTTCTTACAGGACTGACTGTTACTCTTCCAGTGTGGCCTTTTGGTACGTGACTTAGTGCGATACATTTTTTCCAGCGGTGCTCAGCACCTACTGTTATATACTGGCATGGAAACCTGATTTAAAGGGTGCTGGGTGTCTGCAACCATCACTGAGCCAAAGTGGTTGCAGATACACAGCACCTTACAAATCAGGTTTCCATGTCAGTGTTTTATCTCGCTCATTTTATAAAAGGGGAGCTGCAATAGCTGGCTCCTCCTGGTGCGGTGTACTGAATGTCTAATGCTGGTGGGAAGTTTTgagtggtggtggttttttttcaggctggCAGTGGAGCCCTTCCGATAGACCCTCCTTTGCTGAGATCCATCAGGCCTTTGAAACGATGTTTCAGGAATCCAGCATATCAGATGGTAGGTCTGGGTCCCTCTTGGACCAGCAATTCCAGGGATGGGAAAAGGGCAGCTGCATCCATAACTCTGCACGTTGTTCATAGGCTGCTTTGCAGCGAAACTCGGTCCTAGGCTATAGTGCCTGGTGTAAACGGCGTAGAATGCAGAGGTGCATTTACATGTGGGCTTTTTTCTGTGCATGCGTCTGATTTTAAAGGGCCAAATGGCTGAACAACCTCAAGGAACCTCTACTTTgtgttgtttgcttttcttttgtgctGTTAACTCTGAACAGTGGAATAGTTTTTATCTTCTGTTGATTGTAgtgattgtttttcttctgtgcattgcagaggtggagaaggaattgggaAAGAAGGGCATGAGGAGTGTAGTGAGCAATTTCCTCCAAGCCCCAGAGTTACCAACCAAAACACGAACATCGAGGAGAGCTGCTGAAAGCAAAGATGCCAACGAGGGCTTGGAGACTGCACATGCTCGAGGCCAGGGGGAATGTGGTaggttttaatttaaatcattattccttcaggaaatacagaggaaaacaaaatgcatgtCCGGCTCCAGGTCTTCACCTAGGCAAAGCTGTGTCTTATAACAGGTGCCATCTTTCTGTACCAGTATTGTGTTTCTGGGTGACAGGCTGCTGAGTTTGCTTTCTGGGGTTCAGAACtcgttttattattttttgcaaaGGTAGATTGTTAATCTTGGGACCAGATACACACAGCAGCTGGGAGTGTGAATCCTTAACTGGCTGAGGGATTGGCGCTGTATCTGCCGTTGCTTAGAGAAGCCCTAGGACTTCTTTTAACTTTAGGGAGCTGCAGGCAACAGCCATTTAGACCAGAGCCTGAGCACGGAGCTCTCTGATCGTATCCTCTTCCCATTCCCTGGTAGGAGCTATCAGTGGGATCTCCCACTGCATCTGAGTGCTGGGTAATCTGCTGTGTTCAAGCCACTTTACACTACCCCGCTGCATAATTTAAAGCAGGACGACTGCTCGGGTTTAACAAGCCCCATAAGGGAGGTGTCTTCACTGTTCCATCCTGCCAGATTTGTGCTTGCAGCACTGAAGGGTATTACTCCTGGCAGGTACCAAATATAATTTCAGCAAGGGACAAAGAGGTATTTACAGAATCTTCCGTGAAATTAAACTCTCTTTCAATCAGTTTCTTCAAGAACTTATCTTCCATTCTGAGGTAATAAAAGCAGTGGTAAAATGCTGAATGTATATAGTAGATTTGTATCTagctcatttgaaaaataataaggtAAACCAAAATATacagtgtttttttccagctcctGTTGAGGCTGCCTTCTCTGACCATTCATGTGACTGACCTTTTTTGTGTAATGTCAGGTTCACCTAGTAGTACATGTTTCAGTAGCAGATGTACATCTagacaaagaggggaaaaaaagaggggatgTAAAATGTTGGAAAAAAGGAAGTATTAGTGACTTAGAAAGGAAGGTTATGTACCATATATAGGAAATGTAATTGCCTAGTATTACAAGCTTTGAAgtaaaataacttcatttaaataCTTAAGGGCTTTGAGAGAGTCAAGTGCAGCAGGAATAATATGATTTTAACGTTATGCTGGGAATCATTTCACTCTTtattgtgaaagaaaatatttcacattaaaGTTTTATTGCAGTTTCCCCTTCAATTGTCCATGTTTCCATAGCAAGTCCAGCAGCTGGCAGCTGATCCTCAGTGTGAGCTGCTAGTTTTCTCCGGATCTCTGCAGCTCCACAGTGTCTAGATGCAGTAAGGCCATGGCCTCCCAAAGTGCTGCGAGAGCTCTTCTGCTTGTCCAGGTCCCCCTAAGTTGTTGTGTGGGGATGGTTTAACTGCACGTGGTCCTGTGGAAGCGTGCTGTCTTCTCAGAGTACACagctatttttcttcaaattctctCTCCTCAACCAAAATGCTACCCATAGCATGACGATCACCTATATGTGACTAAGAAGCATCTTCCTTTTCCCCTATGACTTTGCTCTGTCTCCCTTCTTATCACCTAGTCGAGCTGTAAATGCATACGCTGCCATGAAAACGTTCCTCCTTTGAATTAGAACGCTGTCTGAGCGCCTGGCCTGTGAATGAGACCTCCTGTCAGTCAAATCAGTCAAATACAGACACCTTCAAGACTTTGTATAAATTTATTATAAAccactattcatttttaaataccTCTTGTAAGTGGAGAAAGGGTCACCCCATCATTTCCTTCCAGAGCAATGCTGCTGAAGGAGGTCGTTACTACCACTTTACTCCACTATTGTACAAAGCTGGCCATCTTAGCGGTGGTACGACCTGAAGTGTTCAGCTGTCGAAGGGTGTCGTGATTTCTGCTTGTGAAAAAGTTATTTCCCACAAGGGATGACATCAGGAAAGGAGGTTAGGAGTATCAGAATCTAAATGAAGAAGGAGACTGGGGATGGAGGTGGGCTACAGAGATGTCTTATTAATTCAGAGGGTCAGCTATTTAAAAGACAGCAACAGCACAGGGACTAAAGCAAAGGCCTCTTAATATTTATCTTCTTCACAGTGTGAAGTTTAGACAAGTCTCCTGATGTGAGGGTGGGAATCTGAACATAAACATTTTGTGTTTGTATGTCGCTGTTTAAATCGGAAGCCTACAGGGAAAGTAGTTTGGCAGCTGAGTCCTGCAGAGGCCACCTCAGAAATGAATGTATGCAGAGTTAGGGACCACGTTCAGTCCCGGATTGAGAGTGGCTGTTCTTGCTTTACTTCTGACAGAACCTGCACCTTTTGGAGGTGCTGCAGTGGTTTGGTTCTGGAACAAAACCGATTATTCTGGCTGTTGAAGCGATGCTCAGTTAgattcttttccttcccttgcaGACCCTCTGGATCACGAACCTGCTATTTCTCCCTTGCTCCCACGGAAGGAGAGGGTGGCCCTGGAGAGCAGTTTGAATGAAGATGAGAGACTGCTTCCGAAAGACAAAAAGCACAACCTCTTCAGTGCCCTTatcaagaagaagaagaagaccgCCCCTACCCCTCCGAAACGGAGCAGTTCCTTCAGAGAGATGGACGGCCACTCGGACcgcagggctggtggggaggaggactGCAGGGATGCTGGCAACGGAGCTTTCATTGCCCCCCCCGCAGACGCAGCTGACCCCTCCAAGTTTCAGAGCCCAAACAATGGGGCTGGCGTCACCAACGGGGTTGTCACTGGGAACTCTGGATTTTTATCTCCCCATTTGCGGAAGAAGTCCAGCACGATGAGCAGCAGTCGAGGGGTGGCTGCTGAAGAGGAGAGTAGTTCCAACTCCAGCAAGCGCTTCTTAAGGTCCTGCTCAGCCTCCTGTGTGCCCCACGGAGCAAAGGACACAGAGTGGAAATCTGTGACTCTGCCCCGCGATTTGCAGTCCACGGGACGCCAGTTTGATTCCTCCACTTTTGGGGGACACAAAAGCGAAAAGCCAGCACTGCCTCGGAAGCGGGCAAATGAGGCCAAGACTGACATTGCTGTCAGGGGAACAGTGACCCCTCCTCCACGGCTGCTTAAGAAAAATGAAGAGACCACTGACGATGTGTTCAAAGATGCAGAGTCGAGCCCTGGCTCCAGCCCTCCCACTCTGACGCCAAAACTTGGCCGTAGGCAACCTGctgcccctccttcctccagcGTGCTCCACAAGGACGATGGAGTCAAATCCAGTGCCTTAGGGACCACTGTGACGATGGACCAAGGTTCTGCTGCCAAACCCAACCCTGCTGGGTTCGTGGGTGCCAGCAAGGCTTCCTCTGAGGAGCCGCGACTGAGGAGGCTCAAGCAGAGCTCAGAGTCGGCGGGGAAGGACAAAGGGAAGTTATCGAAGCTGAAACCAGCCCCGCCGCTTCCGCTCTCTTCGTCCTCCATTGGCAAGCCAGGGAAGGTTTCTCACAGTCCCAGccatgaagcagcagcagatgtgGTGTCTGGGCCGAAATCCAAACAGTTGACTCAGGTTGGAGAGGCTGCGAGCAGCGATGCTGTCAAGCCAAACCAGTCAGGGGAAGGTATGAAAAAGCTGGGGATCCCCTCTGTACCAAAGCCACAGTCCTCTACAAAGCTGCTGATGAGCACAGCAACCCCAGCTGCCTCTTCCTCATCTGTACCCTCTGCCCCAGGCGGGGACCAGCCATCATCTACAGCCTTCATCCCTCTCATATCCACCCGGGTCTCTCTGCGGAAGACCCGGCAGCCCCCAGAGAGGATTGCCAGTGGTGCCATCACTAAAGGGGTGGTGTTGGAAAGCACCGAGGCTCTACGGATCGCCATCAGCAAGAACTCTGAACAAATGGCAAGCCACAGCGCTGTCTTGGAGGCTGGCAAGAACCTCTACACCTTCTGCGTGAGCTACGTGGACTCCATTCAGCAGATGAGGAACAAATTTGCCTTTCGGGAGGCCATCAATAAGCTGGAGAATAACCTACGGGAGCTTCAGATCTGCCCGGCAACGGCTGGCAGCggtcctgcagccacccaggaCTTTAGCAAACTTCTCAGTTCAGTGAAAGAAATCAGCGACATTGTTCAGAGGTAGCAGaaaccaggttaaaaataaatcaatcaatcaatcacaATGGGCCAAAGCCAACTGTGGAGAGAGTTAACATGTGTGGACTGACAAAGGACCGGGGCGTTCGGATTAGGGCTGTGCAAAAGATGCAGACTGTAAATGGATGCCCCAGCTCCAAAGACAGGGCTGTGTTCAAGAGGCACTTTCCACCCTCTTAACCCAGATTCCCTGTGTTTCATATACTTATAATCGTCTTATCTGTGGAGTTCTTGCCTTGTGGACTACAAGTCTAAATGCTGATGTCACACCATgcctttttattaatattttattgttctgGACAGAGCATTAAGACTGGAGCCAGAGTGATGGACACTGAGATGCCATCCTCCTCAGGAGGACTTTCTACTGCATTTTCGtcccctctctctgccccacTGTACACAAGGATGAGTGTTTGAATAGCAATATACCCACTGTGTTTCCTGGGAGAGTTGCAGCACATATCCCTGGCCCGAGTCTTGACACTTATCTGACATTAATGCAACAGATTTGGCGcttgggagggaagggggaaaactgTTAATGTAAggtttttaaatgacagaatGCTACCAGTGATGGTTGCTCAAATTCTTCCTATGGTTCCACCTGCTgcccttcatttctgttttttcagtaatttcttaGTTGAGCCCAGATGAATTACTTGGGTTCAAAATGTTGCAGACAGCACCCGCTAACGTGGTGGCACAGGAGCCTGTTTGCGAATCTCCCTTGGTAGCCGAAAAGGACTGGAGAAGGTCTGGCGAAGGACGTGCCGTCGCGCTCTCGTGACACCTAACGTTAGTTGGGCTGGCGTTTGGGGCGGAGGGTTGCAGAGGTCGGGGAGCAGTAGGCTGGTGCTGAGCAAGGCATCGCTCCCTGACAGACAGGAGGGTTGCAGCCGGGGGGACGTGGCTTAGGGCGAGTTCAGAGATACCAGCCTGCCTCCAGCAGTTGTTTCAGCAGAGCTTGCACATCGCAGATGGGCGAGAACTGCTCTTTCTCTAGTTGAATTTCCAGCTTTTTGTTCTGTGAACGGAGGTGGGACCTGGCTTCTGCCCTCCCGTAGAGACCTGTGCTTTGAGGGGCTGTGGTGCCTCCCTTTCCGTGCCATGGCTAACCCCCCATGAAGAGCTCAGAAGCCAGTATTTTGGGGTTAAAACCATCACTACCTTCATGCCGGTGTGGTTCCATCCAGCATCAAACAAGGATCTGTGAAGACTGCAGACGCTTCTCTTGGGTGCATCTCCCAAGGAAACTGCCACAAAACGCTGACAGCAGGACTCCTGGGCTTCCTTTCCAAGGTCCTGTGACCTTCCCAACTAATGCAACGTGACTGGGAACTAACTGTGACTTGTGACAATAGTGAAAGAACAAGGTTTAGGGCTATTAACAGTGCAATTTAACTCCTCTTTAACAGTtccaaacaagagaaaaaagcattttccatgTCCTGTTCCCCTGTAACTCTTGTGACCCCTCTTGTGTATCTTAAACACTAATTGCCTTCAATTGTATTTTATTCTGTTCTCTTTGGAACTGTTTGTTTTGTATATGATTTCTAGTAGTTCACTCGTGTGTGTTCACGCCACTTCTCGCCCTCACAAACAGCCGTGACTTAACACATgataaatgttaagaaaatacaCACTTCTGC
This is a stretch of genomic DNA from Strix uralensis isolate ZFMK-TIS-50842 chromosome 21, bStrUra1, whole genome shotgun sequence. It encodes these proteins:
- the ABL1 gene encoding tyrosine-protein kinase ABL1 isoform X4 gives rise to the protein MLFEVFCSIFNSCFDFSTVFQRDHWRRLYVSSESRFNTLAELVHHHSTVADGLITTLHYPAPKRNKPTIYGVSPNYDKWEIERTDITMKHKLGGGQYGEVYEGVWKKYNLTVAVKTLKEDTMEVEEFLKEAAVMKEIKHPNLVQLLGVCTREPPFYIITEFMTYGNLLDYLRECNRQEVNAVVLLYMATQISSAMEYLEKKNFIHRDLAARNCLVGENHLVKVADFGLSRLMTGDTYTAHAGAKFPIKWTAPESLAYNKFSIKSDVWAFGVLLWEIATYGMSPYPGIDLSQVYELLEKDYRMERPEGCPEKVYELMRACWQWSPSDRPSFAEIHQAFETMFQESSISDEVEKELGKKGMRSVVSNFLQAPELPTKTRTSRRAAESKDANEGLETAHARGQGECDPLDHEPAISPLLPRKERVALESSLNEDERLLPKDKKHNLFSALIKKKKKTAPTPPKRSSSFREMDGHSDRRAGGEEDCRDAGNGAFIAPPADAADPSKFQSPNNGAGVTNGVVTGNSGFLSPHLRKKSSTMSSSRGVAAEEESSSNSSKRFLRSCSASCVPHGAKDTEWKSVTLPRDLQSTGRQFDSSTFGGHKSEKPALPRKRANEAKTDIAVRGTVTPPPRLLKKNEETTDDVFKDAESSPGSSPPTLTPKLGRRQPAAPPSSSVLHKDDGVKSSALGTTVTMDQGSAAKPNPAGFVGASKASSEEPRLRRLKQSSESAGKDKGKLSKLKPAPPLPLSSSSIGKPGKVSHSPSHEAAADVVSGPKSKQLTQVGEAASSDAVKPNQSGEGMKKLGIPSVPKPQSSTKLLMSTATPAASSSSVPSAPGGDQPSSTAFIPLISTRVSLRKTRQPPERIASGAITKGVVLESTEALRIAISKNSEQMASHSAVLEAGKNLYTFCVSYVDSIQQMRNKFAFREAINKLENNLRELQICPATAGSGPAATQDFSKLLSSVKEISDIVQR
- the ABL1 gene encoding tyrosine-protein kinase ABL1 isoform X1, with protein sequence MGQQPGKVLGDQRRPSLPALHFIKGAGKKESSRHGGPHCNVFVEHEALQRPVVSDFEPQGLSEAARWNSKENLLSCPSENDPHLFVALYDFVASGDNTLSITKGEKLRVLGYNHNGEWCEAQTKNGQGWVPSNYITPVNSLEKHSWYHGPVSRNAAEYLLSSGINGSFLVRESESSPGQRSISLRYEGRVYHYRINTASDGKLYVSSESRFNTLAELVHHHSTVADGLITTLHYPAPKRNKPTIYGVSPNYDKWEIERTDITMKHKLGGGQYGEVYEGVWKKYNLTVAVKTLKEDTMEVEEFLKEAAVMKEIKHPNLVQLLGVCTREPPFYIITEFMTYGNLLDYLRECNRQEVNAVVLLYMATQISSAMEYLEKKNFIHRDLAARNCLVGENHLVKVADFGLSRLMTGDTYTAHAGAKFPIKWTAPESLAYNKFSIKSDVWAFGVLLWEIATYGMSPYPGIDLSQVYELLEKDYRMERPEGCPEKVYELMRACWQWSPSDRPSFAEIHQAFETMFQESSISDEVEKELGKKGMRSVVSNFLQAPELPTKTRTSRRAAESKDANEGLETAHARGQGECDPLDHEPAISPLLPRKERVALESSLNEDERLLPKDKKHNLFSALIKKKKKTAPTPPKRSSSFREMDGHSDRRAGGEEDCRDAGNGAFIAPPADAADPSKFQSPNNGAGVTNGVVTGNSGFLSPHLRKKSSTMSSSRGVAAEEESSSNSSKRFLRSCSASCVPHGAKDTEWKSVTLPRDLQSTGRQFDSSTFGGHKSEKPALPRKRANEAKTDIAVRGTVTPPPRLLKKNEETTDDVFKDAESSPGSSPPTLTPKLGRRQPAAPPSSSVLHKDDGVKSSALGTTVTMDQGSAAKPNPAGFVGASKASSEEPRLRRLKQSSESAGKDKGKLSKLKPAPPLPLSSSSIGKPGKVSHSPSHEAAADVVSGPKSKQLTQVGEAASSDAVKPNQSGEGMKKLGIPSVPKPQSSTKLLMSTATPAASSSSVPSAPGGDQPSSTAFIPLISTRVSLRKTRQPPERIASGAITKGVVLESTEALRIAISKNSEQMASHSAVLEAGKNLYTFCVSYVDSIQQMRNKFAFREAINKLENNLRELQICPATAGSGPAATQDFSKLLSSVKEISDIVQR